Genomic window (Methanobrevibacter sp. TMH8):
ACAGGCCAATTAGCTAATTACACTAATATTTCTCAGATTAATGTTACTGTTAATGGTGTTACCCACCTTGTTAATGTAAATAGTACTGGAGGATGGACTTTAACATATACCACTGATCAAATTGGCAATTTAATGATTATTGTGAACTTAACAGGAAATCCAAATTATACTGATTTCACTAATTCAACAATATTCAATGTATTAAAGAAGGATACTAATTCCACTATTGTTGTTAATCCTAATAATACTCACATCGGCGAAAATATTGTTATTTCAGGGCAATTAGCTAATTATACAGGTATTACTCAAGTTAATGTTACTGTTGATGGTATTACATATCTTGTTAATGTAAATAGTACTGGAGGATGGACATTAAACTACACAACAATAAACACAGGTAACATATCAGTTATCGTTAGTCTAGTTGGTCATTTGAATTATACAAATTTCAGTAATATGACTAATTTTTTAGTTAATAAGTTTAATTTAAATATTTCTGCTGAAATTCCAAATGGAACTGTTGGTGAAACCGTTAACATTACTATAAAGCTTAATGAAACTATTAACACAACTGCAAACATAACCATTGGTAATAAGACTTATAACAATGTTGTTTTTGTTGATGGAGTAGCTATCATACCATATCTTATAACAGAACCATATTTTGGTAGTTTGAAAGTTACTTTTTCTGGAAACAGTGATTATAATAAAAATAGTGTTAATGTGAATGTTAACTTTAAAGCACCTACTAAAATTATCACTGATAAAATAACCAGCAATGAAAATAAAAACGTAATTTTGTCTGCTAAGTTAGTTGATCATAATGGAGAACCATTAAAAGGCAAAACCTTAAAATTTTATGTTGATGGGAAATATGTTGGTGATGCTATCACTAATACAAAAGGAATAGCATACTTAAAATACACAACAAAGAAAGCCGGAAATTTCACATTTAAAGTTGAATTTATTGGCGATAATCTTTTCCTCTCTTCAAATAGTAGTAATGTTTTAACTGTAATAGAAAATCCTAATCCTATCCCAGAACCTAATAATACAACTAATAAAACAAACAACAATCCAACAACAAGTGCTACTATGAAAAATACAGGAATGCCAATAATAGCTATAATATTAATATTATTAAGTAGTTTAACTTTAGTAGCTAGAAAAAAATAATCTTAAAAACTTTTCAAATGATAAATTAATTTATTTTATCATTATTTATTTTAATTTAATCTAATTTAATGATTTTTAAAAAATTTCTAAAATGTATTAAACTTTTAATTTTTATAACTTTTAATTTTTAATTTAAAAATTCAATATTATTTCTACTATTATATAATCTAAAATAATTTTAGACATTATTTAATTTTAAACATGATATTTAAAGGAGCAATCCTCTACATGGTCATTTACATAACCTAATGCTTGTAAATATGCATAACAAATTACTGGACCAAAAAATTTGAATCCTCGTTTTTTCATATCTTTACTTATAGTTTCAGATAAAGGTGTTGAAGTTGGAATTTCATTCATAGTTTTCCAATGATTTACAATTGGTTTTCCTTCTGGTAAAAAGGTTTTCAAATAATTACGAAAGTTACCAAATTCTTTTTGTATTTCTAAAAAGTGCTGAGCATTGGTGATTGTAGCTTCTATCTTTCCTCTGTGGCGAATAATTCCACTATCTGTTACCAAATATTCCACATCCGCTTCAGTCATATTAGCGACTTTTTCGACATTAAAATCTAAAAAAGCATTTCGATAAGCATCCCTTCTTTTAAGGATTGTTAACCAGCTTAAACCTGCCTGTGCACTTTCTAACACTAAAAATTCGAACAACGTCCGGTCGTCTGTAACTTCTTTCCCCCATTCTTCATCATGATATTTAATGTAAAGAGGGTCTGATTTACTCCATTCACAACGTTTTATATCTATTGATTCTTCATTATCATTTTTTGGCATATTAATCATCAATTATTAAATTAATCTGTTATATTATAATTTATAATTATATATTAACATATTTTAGTATTCATTATCATTATCTATTAATTATATTATTATATATTTAATAAATATAGTCAAAGTAAAAATCATCTAAAAATATAATATTATAAATATTATAAATAAGTAATATTAGTAATATTTATTTATTATAACAGAAAATATTCAATAGGGGGATTAAATGACAGGTATAGATAAATTAGATTTTTTTAAATTTGAAAGAGAAGGATTGGATTTTCCTTTTTATAGGAATAATCCTAAGTTGAATATTGGAAAATGGATTATATTAGGCATTTCTTTTATAATAACTATGGTATTAATTCTCATACCTTCTACATTTGGAGTGGATTTTAAAAATTTATTATATTTCTTAATTCCCTTTATTGGTTTTGGTATTGCAGTTAGTTGGAAATATGATTTAATATGTAAAAAATTTCAAAGAAATGATTTTAAACTAATAATAACTTTAATAGTTTTAGAACTTATTTTTTCAATAGCAATTGCATTTATAATGAAGTCTGTGTTTAATATTCATGGACAAACAAATCCTGCTATTGGAAATTTAGATAATATTATATTTTGGATAAAGTTTCCTTTACAAATTTTTGGTGAAGAATTATTAAAAATCATACCTTTTTTAATATTTTTAACAATTTTTTATAAAATCACTGATAATAGAAAGATAAGTATAGTTATTTCAACTGTTTTGGCCTTAATAATATTTGGAATTATGCATTTACCTACTTATAACAATTTAATCTACTCAATAATTGTTATAGGATTTGGATCAATATTCACAATGTTTGGATATTTAAAAACAAAAAACATTTTTGTATCCTATTTAATACATTTACTATTTGATCTAATACCATTTCTTGGATCTCTTTTATTTTTGTAATGAAAAAATAGTTATATTTTAAAATTTATGACTTTATGATAAGAATAATGATTTATATAAAGAGTAAAATTTAAAATTTTATAAAACCATAAAAATTTGAAAAAATAATTCAAAAATTAGGTAAAGGTAAAAATAAATTAAAAATAAAAAATGGTAAAAATAGAGAGATAGGTTAAAAATAAGGTAAAAATATGGAAAAAAATTTAAATTATATTATTTACTTTTCATTTTCCATTTTATGTAATTGATTTTTATTTTCTTCAATGATATCTAAAAAATCTTTTATATCTGAAATATTCTCATTTAAAAATTTACCATCAACATTTTTTAAAATATCTTTATTTTTGACTTTAATTTGACCTTTTTTAGTATTTTTAATATCATCTAAAAGCTCAATAACTTCTTTCAGTGTAGTAATTGCATCATTATGAACAAATGTTCCTTTAGGATTATAAAAAGATTGGTTTTTTGGAACTTCAAATATAGCAATTTCACCATTTTCTATCAATTCATCTGTTAATTCAGCTTTCGTGATTTGATTATTTTCATAGGAAGTGAAATAGAAAGATTTAGTTTCTAAACACATTGCAGCTAGATATTGGGTGTAATCTTCACCTCCAGAATCTTCAATGACCAAACCTTTTGGTATACGGACCGTGTTTAAAATATGCCATATATTTGTAACTCCTTCTTCTTCATTCATAGATTTATTAATATATTCTTTAAAGAATGCTGCACGAACAAAACGTTGATCAGGAGTAAATCCTCCAGGAAGACCTGCTGTTCCAGTTCCTTGAGAAAAAGGTTTTGCAGTAAATTCACCATATTTTTTTGAAGAAAATTGTTTAGGGTGAACATGAAGATAATTCCTAAGATTCTGGGTATGCCACTCTAAATCAGGAGTATTAGTCAAAACAGCAACAGGATTCTTTTTTAGCTTTAATTCAGTAGTAGTAGGTTCAATTACTGCTACACGACCAGTTATATCAGCCAATATAAAATGCAAAGGTATTGATTTATTTAAAATAGGCAATTCTTTATCTGTTAATCGAATATTTTTTAAATCCTTTTCTAAATCCTTAATTGATTTATAATTTCCTAAAACCCAATTCAAAAATTCCCATGGAGCTAAGTTATTTTTTCCCTTAATTTTATTTTTATTATATTTTACTTCACCTGGTAAATAAAGTTCTGCAATAGCAAGTCCATGTTCATTTATTCCATCTGTAAATATATAATTTCCAGCGATTCCTCGACCAGTTCCAAGCATTGCATATTTATTTGTCATTTCTTTTCCATCCAAGACATGCCAACTATAATCTCTTGGTAAAAAAACAGGATTACCTTCTAAAGGAAAAGAAAAATCCATGGTTCTTGCTAAAAAATGATTATTATTCTCAATTTCAATAAAAATACTTGTACACATTTTTTTACCCCAACTGTTTATATTTAATACATACTAACAACATTACACATATAATATTACATATATAATGTTATATTTCTTAAAAAATTGTCAATAATACGCCCAAAACAATGACGTCAATGAAAAAATATTATTATTCTTAATATCAATATTCAATCATTTGGATTCTTTTTAAATAATCATAAGTTAAGTTTATTTTTCAAATATAAAATTATTAACAATTAATTTAAAAATAAAACATTTATATCATTATTTTTCTTATTGTCCTAAAATAATTTTAAAATTCATTGAAAAATATTATTTAATAATATTATTTAATAATCCTGAAAATCATCAAAACATTTTAATGAAGTTTATTTCACCCCCATCATCACAATTTCTTATATTTTACTATTAATTTATCTTATTAAACATCATATCCCTTTTTTTTATGTTTATATTTAGTAATACTAATATATATAATTTATCTATAAATATATGATAAAGGTTAAAAAAAATAATAAAAAATAATAGATATTTATAAAGCACTTATATTTTGAAGAATAAAAAATATTTTTTAATCTTTACTTTGACTTAATGATTTATTGAAATTTGCTGACATTTTATTCATTCTTTTCCTATCATTTGAAAAATTTTGTACAATCCTATCAAATGCAATTAAGAGCAGTATACTGTAGCTGTTTGCAAGAATAAATTTACTTAGATTAGTACTTACTAATGTAGGACTAAACTCAATTATTTGTGAGAAGATTAAAATAAAAACATAAAATAAGTATAATTCTGTTTTAAAGGAAATAGCATTGTTCATCAATCCTTGAATAGAACTATAATCTATTTCTTTATCATTTTCTTTAATTAATCTCGATACAGCATCTTCTGATTGAAGTATTTTTATAATGTATTCATCTACAGCTATAACTAAAAGAATTAGTCCAATATTCCCTAGATATGCATATAGAAGAGAATACCCCGCTAACCACGTAAATACAAAATACAAAATAACCCCATATATAACAATAAAAATAAGATCATATAAGATAAACTTGCTTGTTTGTATAATTTTATTTAACATCGAATTTTCCCTCGTTCATATTTTATGATATCTTTATTATAGGATTAATATAATAGCATTATATTATTAATTATGTAATTTTTTATCAATATTATAAATATTATAATATTATTTATTATTAATATTAAAGATTATTAATATAATTTATAAAAATAATAATTAAAAAAAATACTAAAGCATCAAAAAATAGCTAAAAAGATTATATATTAAACTATTATAAAATTGATACAAACTATAACTGATATAAATTATAACTGATATAAAGTATAATTGATATAAAGTATAAGGAATATATTAAAAAAGACTATAAATTGAAGAATGTTTCGAT
Coding sequences:
- a CDS encoding DNA-3-methyladenine glycosylase I; this translates as MPKNDNEESIDIKRCEWSKSDPLYIKYHDEEWGKEVTDDRTLFEFLVLESAQAGLSWLTILKRRDAYRNAFLDFNVEKVANMTEADVEYLVTDSGIIRHRGKIEATITNAQHFLEIQKEFGNFRNYLKTFLPEGKPIVNHWKTMNEIPTSTPLSETISKDMKKRGFKFFGPVICYAYLQALGYVNDHVEDCSFKYHV
- a CDS encoding CPBP family glutamic-type intramembrane protease — encoded protein: MTGIDKLDFFKFEREGLDFPFYRNNPKLNIGKWIILGISFIITMVLILIPSTFGVDFKNLLYFLIPFIGFGIAVSWKYDLICKKFQRNDFKLIITLIVLELIFSIAIAFIMKSVFNIHGQTNPAIGNLDNIIFWIKFPLQIFGEELLKIIPFLIFLTIFYKITDNRKISIVISTVLALIIFGIMHLPTYNNLIYSIIVIGFGSIFTMFGYLKTKNIFVSYLIHLLFDLIPFLGSLLFL
- a CDS encoding choloylglycine hydrolase family protein, with product MCTSIFIEIENNNHFLARTMDFSFPLEGNPVFLPRDYSWHVLDGKEMTNKYAMLGTGRGIAGNYIFTDGINEHGLAIAELYLPGEVKYNKNKIKGKNNLAPWEFLNWVLGNYKSIKDLEKDLKNIRLTDKELPILNKSIPLHFILADITGRVAVIEPTTTELKLKKNPVAVLTNTPDLEWHTQNLRNYLHVHPKQFSSKKYGEFTAKPFSQGTGTAGLPGGFTPDQRFVRAAFFKEYINKSMNEEEGVTNIWHILNTVRIPKGLVIEDSGGEDYTQYLAAMCLETKSFYFTSYENNQITKAELTDELIENGEIAIFEVPKNQSFYNPKGTFVHNDAITTLKEVIELLDDIKNTKKGQIKVKNKDILKNVDGKFLNENISDIKDFLDIIEENKNQLHKMENEK